The DNA sequence AAGGTGGAGTGGGAAGGTGGCGGTTATAACTACGTCGGCGGCCCCGGCTGGCACTATGGCGATGAAGATCGGGTGATCGGGTACCGCTTCGATGAGGACAGCGGCGCGAGCTATATCACACTGTACGGCTGGGGCTACGATGAAACCATGCCGAAGGATGATCCGGCCCACCTGGTGGAGTACTATATTCTCCAGCGCTGGACCTACGACCCCAGTCAGGACGGTGAGTACGGGAAGACCTTTGTCAGTAACGGCGTCGAGTACTCTACGTATCGCTCAGTACGCGAGCAGAAGCCGTCGATCAACAATACCTCCACGTTTTACCAGTACTGGAGCAAGCCGACCAAGCAGCGCGAGCTGGGCAAGGACTACGAAATCAACTTCGCCGATCACGTCAAAGCGTGGGCGGATACCGGCTGGATTATTCCGGATATGAATAACTTTGACGCCAGCGATGACCCCACCTATCAGGTCATGGCGGTCG is a window from the Marinimicrobium koreense genome containing:
- a CDS encoding glycoside hydrolase family 11 protein, encoding MKTHRLTTTALALALFGAVGCATEQQAPDSSDTASAAGIEKFKAYTQKFTDDTVITDSHATGHVGDFFFTHWKDGGATTLALETDGSFKVEWEGGGYNYVGGPGWHYGDEDRVIGYRFDEDSGASYITLYGWGYDETMPKDDPAHLVEYYILQRWTYDPSQDGEYGKTFVSNGVEYSTYRSVREQKPSINNTSTFYQYWSKPTKQRELGKDYEINFADHVKAWADTGWIIPDMNNFDASDDPTYQVMAVEVFNPANDGVGSGQVWDASDR